The sequence below is a genomic window from Thalassoroseus pseudoceratinae.
TGGGTTGTCGATTCCGTGGTGGCATTCTTCGCGGCGAGTCGATCGAGCAACACCGGCACTGCATCGGGACCGAACCGCAATAATTTTGCCTCGGCAACTTGGTAGTCGTCCGGCTTTTGACTTTCGTACGCAACCTGCATTTCTTGGAAGGTGTGTGCGGCGGCGGTCATCTCGGCTTCACGGGTCGGAACCCGCAGAATTCGAGTATGCGGCAAGAGGTTCGATGCTTCCACACGTTCCGGCGTTGCGACCGGTGTGGACGTCGGCACCGGTTCCGGCGTCGGCAATTCGGTTGGGAGTTCCAACTCGGTTGGAATTTCCAGAGACACCAACTCAGTCTCCGCTGGTTTCTCGGGCACGACTGGTCGCGTTGGAGATGACGACTCCACAACGGGGCCGTTTGCAGCGGTTGCACTGGCGTTCGGCGTTGGTTTTTCCACAACCGGTTGGTCCGGTGTCTCCGACCCGCAACCCGGACCGACAATCATGCCGATCACAAGCAATCCGGACCACTGATTTCGTTGTGAACTCGATGTTCTCTGCATGGTTGCGCTCCTTCGCAATACGGATGCACTGTCTGTTTCGGTTGGTTGGGTCGTGAGATTCGAGCGCAATTCGCCGTCTGTGCGCATTCTTGATGGAGCCGGTTGGTTCAAGCATTTGAGTTGGACGCGACCGATAGTTCTCATTAGTCTGTTTGTAGGGATGCTGCTGATCAGGAGGAACTCATGATACACCGCACGCAATTTCGATTGGTCTTCGGTGGACTACTGGTCCTCCTGTGTCTTTCGGAAGCGGCCCAACCACAGGACCGCTTCGAAGAGGCACGCAAACAAATGGTGCAGCGTTGGCTGCGGGATGAGGGCATCTCGAACCGACGTGTGTTGCAGGCGATGACGAAAGTCCCGCGACACGAATTCGTCACGCGGACTCATCAGCGATCCGCCTACACGGACCAGGCGTTGCCGATCGGTCATCGGCAAACGATTTCGCCACCGTTCATCGTTGGCTACATGACGGAATCGATTGATCCACAACCAACCGACAAGGTTCTCGAAATCGGTACCGGCAGCGGATACCAAGCGGCGGTGCTGGGGGAACTAGCCGATGAAGTCTACACAATCGAAATCGTCAAGCCGCTCGGAGAATCTGCCGCTCGGAGATTGAAGGCGTTGGACTACGAGAATGTCCACGTCAAAGTCGGCGATGGTTACCAAGGTTGGCCGGAACATGCTCCGTTCGACAAAATCATCGTCACGTGCTCCCCGGAGAAAGTGCCAATTCCGTTGGTTCAGCAACTTCGCGAAGGTGGCACAATGATCATTCCGCTCGGCGAACGCTACCAGCAGGTGTTTCATCTGTTAAAGAAGAAGGACGGCAAACTCGAACAGGAACGGCTAATCCCCACGCTGTTCGTGCCAATGACGGGCATCTCGGAAAACAACCGCGAGAAACTGCCTGACCCGAAAAATCCAGAACTCGTCAACGGCAGTTTCGAGCACGACGACAACGACGACGGACGAGCCGACGGTTGGCATTATCAACGTCAAACAACGTTAGAAACCCGCCACGCTCCCCACGGAAAACGCTGTGTGACCTTCGAGAATGAAGAGCCGGGGCGATTGGCTCAGATGCTGCAAGGCATGGCGATTGATGGCCGTGAGATTGCTCGGTTGCGATTTCGCATGGCGATTCGGATGGAGAATGTCCGTCGTGGTCGGCAACGCTTTCAGCAACCCGGTCTGGTGATGCATTTCTACGACGACATCCGCCGTCCCGTGGGGGAAATTAGCATCGGTCCGTGGTTGGGCTCACAAGATTGGGAAGTCTACAGCCAAACCATCGTCGTGCCTCCACGTACTCGTGAAGCGGTGATTCGCATGGGACTCAATGGCGGCACCGGCACGCTGAGCATCGATAACATTCAGATGGAACTTGCACGTCGTCAGTGAACCTTCTGCCCTGTTCGCGCCTCGATACTGGTGTTACGGCACAACCAACCCTGAGCCACGACACGCTTGGCAAGGTTCGACGTGAATCAGACCGACGTACTGCCCTCGTCCACCACAATCGGTACAACGATGTCGGGGGAACAGCAGGAACTGAAGATGTCCGCGGTGGTAGTCGCCGTTAATTTCGACTCGGCCGCAGTTCTCCGGTAATCGCTCCTGGTGCTGATCGAGTAACCCCTGAAATGCAGCTTCGGCCGAATGACCGACAAACTGCACATCGGGAGCGTTCTCGAATCGAGCCACCCATTCATCGTGGCGGATCCGTTCGACGCCTACCAAAATTTCACTTGTGTCGGGAGTCACTGTCATCGAATTGCCAGACCAATCCAGACAAATGAACAGAACGCTGCAAAGGTCGAATTCTCCGCGAACGCGAAAATCACGACTCGAAGATGAAAATATTATCGCCAAGATCGCGGCGACAGCGACATGGAAGTCATTCGATTCCACTATTCTTGGAAATGCCAGTGTCGACTGGCACTTCAGCACCAATTTTCAGGATTTTTCGACTCTGTTCACGCTGCGAACGCTAAATCCGTCCAGCTTCCCGAAATACGAGCTGACTCCGCAACGGGTTCCTTGCGATTTGCAGCTACAACCCTGGCACTCTGCAACGAAATCGCAAGAGTCCCCAAAGAAGCCCTGTCTTTCCTTCGGTCCGCTGCATAGGATTCCCGAAGAAGGAAGAGGAGAAACATCGGCAGGAGGTCGAACCGCGTTTCCTTCCCCATTAGTTCCCATTTGCAAATAAGAGTTGCATCTTGACATTTTTTCCCTCCAGTGGGGCCAACAACCGGCCCTCTTCGAAGTCTGGCAATCCCATTTCGAGCTTCTGGACAGGTGCCGGCATGAATGTTCCCGCGAGTCCGAAATTGATGAAGCGTCTCTCAGCGGCGGAAGGATACCTGGATCTCGATTTACCCGAACGAGCATTGATTGAACTCGATGCCGTCCAAGATCCGGGCCCATGGGAAGCCACCGTTGAGTACATGAAGGGTGAGGCGTTCATTGCCGCCCGGCGATTTGAAGAAGCGATCCCCCCGCTGAAAAAAGCCGCCCAGCTCATTCCCGCGCCACACAACAAAAGCGTCTGGCAATCGTTGAGTGAATGCTACCGCAGCCGTGGCGACGACGAGATGGCGGAACTCACGGAAATGTTCGCCGACAACCCGCAGGCCGAATCCGCTCCCAATGTGATTCAAGTCTTACAAATCACATTGATGCTTGAACAAATGGTCGAGCACGAAGAAGATGAAGACGAGGCAGCCTTCTGGGACGACGACTTAGATTGGCAAGACGAGGACTGAGATCAGCTCCCTCGAAAGCCTCAATGAATTCCCAATGGATTTTTTGAGGAGACGAGGGATGTCAACCCGCCGGTTTTCGCTGTTGCTAACACCAATCACCCTGCCCTGTCTGATTCTTGTCGGTTGGTTGAGCGTTCCGGAATCGTCCGGAGCAAACCAAGACGCCGCCGAC
It includes:
- a CDS encoding HEAT repeat domain-containing protein — protein: MQRTSSSQRNQWSGLLVIGMIVGPGCGSETPDQPVVEKPTPNASATAANGPVVESSSPTRPVVPEKPAETELVSLEIPTELELPTELPTPEPVPTSTPVATPERVEASNLLPHTRILRVPTREAEMTAAAHTFQEMQVAYESQKPDDYQVAEAKLLRFGPDAVPVLLDRLAAKNATTESTTQQELASMMLLQILPETLLVDPSFPDDLRIRVFQVLPTALSHPSADVRINIATALSLFQDPPPQLVPALRGLLKSEAEHHRLMALIALGNLGPHSAVAMTDIRESLKDESADVREAAKRTLDLMATVPTARQ
- a CDS encoding protein-L-isoaspartate(D-aspartate) O-methyltransferase, encoding MIHRTQFRLVFGGLLVLLCLSEAAQPQDRFEEARKQMVQRWLRDEGISNRRVLQAMTKVPRHEFVTRTHQRSAYTDQALPIGHRQTISPPFIVGYMTESIDPQPTDKVLEIGTGSGYQAAVLGELADEVYTIEIVKPLGESAARRLKALDYENVHVKVGDGYQGWPEHAPFDKIIVTCSPEKVPIPLVQQLREGGTMIIPLGERYQQVFHLLKKKDGKLEQERLIPTLFVPMTGISENNREKLPDPKNPELVNGSFEHDDNDDGRADGWHYQRQTTLETRHAPHGKRCVTFENEEPGRLAQMLQGMAIDGREIARLRFRMAIRMENVRRGRQRFQQPGLVMHFYDDIRRPVGEISIGPWLGSQDWEVYSQTIVVPPRTREAVIRMGLNGGTGTLSIDNIQMELARRQ
- a CDS encoding tetratricopeptide repeat protein, which gives rise to MNVPASPKLMKRLSAAEGYLDLDLPERALIELDAVQDPGPWEATVEYMKGEAFIAARRFEEAIPPLKKAAQLIPAPHNKSVWQSLSECYRSRGDDEMAELTEMFADNPQAESAPNVIQVLQITLMLEQMVEHEEDEDEAAFWDDDLDWQDED